A single window of Ananas comosus cultivar F153 linkage group 17, ASM154086v1, whole genome shotgun sequence DNA harbors:
- the LOC109722914 gene encoding uncharacterized protein LOC109722914, protein MSSESVGSCGDGEGGRGGGGKREGNYENAPEERGKSPRGSREAGEGGPGPSDRRAGIDGRDFPEVACACGRGTCAVLVSRTERNPGRPFYRCPAKSASERCKFFLWCDMAGPNQQNAHNSSPAKPYQRRGIDSPVKPVAKSPTKHVQLNGPAKPTTPICSCGAGRCSILMMQNGVNSGRKYYACAIKKGQGACNHFQWLDEIAGKPPETGNADLNELKLKLASSDPVLQDNKNIGENKAPKMNCNGEAHEIDDAALMQLPLDEPPVLRSPPVSPKRQPQASDEIRTSPMKRLSLHDGTPPVSPKRQHQASDEIRTSPMKRLSLHDGVPSVPGIGKCYRCGREGHWMAECASPAVSPCFQCGKPGHWKKDCPEFR, encoded by the exons ATGAGTTCGGAGAGCGTGGGATCGTGCGGCGACGGCGAGGGAggaagagggggaggaggaaAGAGGGAGGGGAATTACGAAAATGCCCCTGAGGAGAGGGGGAAATCCCCACGCGGGTCCCGGGAGGCGGGGGAGGGGGGCCCCGGGCCGTCCGATCGTCGGGCGGGGATCGACGGCCGAGATTTCCCGGAGGTGGCGTGCGCGTGCGGGCGCGGCACGTGCGCGGTGCTCGTGTCGCGGACGGAGCGCAACCCCGGGAGGCCCTTCTACCGCTGCCCCGCCAAATCG GCGAGCGAAAGGTGCAAGTTCTTTCTATGGTGCGACATGGCCGGTCCCAATCAGCAGAATGCTCACAACAGTAGCCCTGCGAAGCCCTACCAGCGGCGTGGTATCGACAGCCCAGTGAAGCCCGTCGCGAAAAGCCCAACCAAGCACGTCCAGCTAAACGGTCCCGCGAAACCGACGACTCCTATTTGCTCCTGCGGCGCCGGGCGATGCAGCATTCTGATGATGCAAAACGGCGTCAACTCGGGCCGCAAGTATTATGCCTGTGCTATCAAGAAG GGCCAGGGAGCCTGCAATCACTTCCAGTGGCTTGATGAAATCGCGGGAAAACCGCCCGAAACAGGAAATGCCGATTTAAACGAACTCAAGCTCAAGCTCGCGAGTTCTGATCCTGTTTTGCAGGATAACAAGAACATCGGTGAAAACAAGGCCCCAAAAATGAACTGCAACGGCGAAGCACACGAAATCGACGATGCCGCATTAATGCAGTTACCGCTGGACGAGCCGCCCGTCCTGCGATCGCCGCCGGTCTCACCGAAGAGGCAACCCCAAGCGAGCGACGAAATCCGAACTTCCCCGATGAAAAGGCTCAGTTTACACGACGGCACACCGCCGGTCTCACCGAAGAGGCAACACCAAGCGAGCGACGAAATCCGAACTTCCCCGATGAAAAGGCTCAGCTTACACGACGGCGTGCCGAGCGTGCCGGGGATCGGTAAATGCTACCGATGCGGCCGCGAAGGACACTGGATGGCCGAGTGCGCCTCGCCTGCAGTCAGTCCCTGCTTCCAGTGCGGCAAGCCCGGGCACTGGAAGAAAGACTGCCCCGAGTTTCGCTGA
- the LOC109722752 gene encoding 40S ribosomal protein S27-2-like, translating into MVLQNDIDLLNPPPELEKKKHKLKRLVPSPNSFFMDVKCQGCFAITTVFSHSQTVIVCANCQTVLSQPTGGRAKLTEGCSFRKKGD; encoded by the exons ATG GTTCTTCAAAATGACATCGATCTCCTCAATCCCCCTCCtgagttggagaagaagaagcacaaGCTCAAGAGGCTCGTCCCATCCCCCAACTCCTTCTTCATG GATGTGAAGTGCCAGGGTTGCTTCGCCAT CACGACGGTTTTCAGCCACTCGCAAACGGTGATTGTGTGCGCGAACTGCCAGACGGTGCTGTCCCAACCAACCGGCGGTCGCGCGAAGCTCACCGAGGGCTGCTCCTTCCGCAAGAAAGGCGACTAA
- the LOC109722751 gene encoding AP-2 complex subunit mu-like, translating to MDFGYPQNLSPEILKLYITQQGFRSPFSSKSSDRPVPNATLQVTGAVGWRREGLVYKKNEVFLDIVASVNLLMSSKGSVLRCDVTGKILMKCFLSGMPDLKLGLNDKLGLEKEAQLKARPTKRSARAAEIEVGSKTCGVCYFFATF from the exons ATGGATTTTGGATACCCACAAAATCTTTCACCTGAAATATTGAAGCTCTACATCACTCAACAAGGATTCCGTTCACCATTTTCTTCCAAG TCCTCAGATAGGCCTGTACCCAATGCTACTCTACAAGTTACAGGTGCTGTCGGTTGGAGGCGTGAGGGTCTTGTTTACAAGAAAAATGAG GTTTTTCTGGATATAGTTGCAAGTGTAAATCTTCTTATGTCCTCTAAAG GGAGTGTTTTACGTTGTGACGTGACTGGAAAGATTTTGATGAAGTGCTTCCTTTCTGGGATGCCTGATTTGAAACTTGGGTTAAACGATAAACTTGGTCTTGAAAAGGAAGCCCAACTAAAGGCGAGGCCTACAAAAAG ATCAGCTAGAGCTGCGGAAATTGAAGTGGGAAGCAAGACATGcggtgtttgttatttttttgctacattttga